Genomic segment of Arthrobacter antioxidans:
AGCCGCTGCAGCCAGGTGAGCATGGCGCCGAGCGCCTCCGCCGTCGCCCGGTTGAGGTCCGCGTCGAAGCCGAAGGTGATGCGCGCGGTCGGCGTCACCGCATGGATGCCGGGGACGGGGGCGTCGCGGAGGACGTCGACGGTGACCGTCGTCGTCATGCCGCACTCGATGGCGGTGCCGCCCACCTCGCCGTCGCCCTGGGCGGCGTGCCCGTCGCCGAGGTGCAGGAGGGCTCCGGGCACCGTCACCGGGAGGAAGAGCGTGGAGCCTGCCGTGAGTTCGCGGCAGTCGATGTTCCCGCCGCCCTCCGCGCGCGGCGGGGTGGTCGAGTGCTCGCCCGGCTCCGCCGGCGGCAGCCCCACCACGCCGAGGAAGGGCGCCAGCCGGACGACGTGCCCGTACTGGTCGGTGCCGGTCCCGGCCGCCCGGTCGAGGTCCCAGAGCAGCCACGCGGGCTCCGTCCCGTCGAGGCCGAGGCTCCGCGCGAAGGCGTCGTCCCGCCGACCGGCCACCGTGAAGCCCCAGTCCGCGGGCTCCAGCGCGTCGAAGCGCACCGCGAGGACGTCGCCGGGTACGGTCCCGGCGACGTCGATCGGCCCGGTGAGGGCGTGGCCGCGCCGGTCCGGGAAGCGGTAGGGCGTCACCGCCCCCGGTGTGGCCTGCCGCTCGAGGTGGCCGGACGCGTCGAGGGACTCGACGACCACGCGGTCGCCGGGTTCGATCTTGAGCACGGGCGGGGTTTCCCGCGACAGGACCTGCGTGGCGGTCGCCGGCGTCGCCGGGAGATGGTGGGTGGGCATGCTCGTCCTCTCGTGCCGGCCGTCGCTCAGTCCTGCAGGTCCACTTCCCGCGCCACGGTGGCACCGATCTCGGTCCGGATGGCATCCAGGACGTCCTGCGGCACCGCGCTGTCCACGGTGAGGAGGGACAGCGCCTGGCCGCCCTCCTTGTTCCGGGCCACCTGCATGCCGGCGATGTTGATGTCCCGCTCGCCGAGGAGGCGGCCGAGGGCGCCGATCACGCCGGGGCGGTCGGTGTAGAGGAGGACGAGGAGGTGCTCGCTGATGGGGATCTCGAGGTCGTAGCCGTTGACGCCCACGAGCTTCTCCACCTGCTTGGGACCCGTGAGCGTCCCGGCCACCGAGATCTGGCTGCCGTCGGACAGCGCCCCGCGGAGGCGGAGCACGTTGCGGTACTCCTCGGACTCGGGCGTGGTGATCAGGCGCGAGGTGATGCCGCGCTGCTCGGCGAGGACGGGCGCGTTGACGTAGGAGACCTGCTCGGAGACGACGTCGGTGAAGACGCCCTTGAGGGCGGCGAGTTCCAGGGCCTTGACGTCGAGGGACGCGATCTCGCCCGCCACCTCGATGTCGATCTGCGTCAGGGAGGCGTGCGTGAGGGCCGTGAAGATCCGGCCGAGCTTCTCCATGAGCGGGATGCCCGGGCGCACCGCCGGATCGATCACGCCGCCGGCCACGTTGACGGCGTCGGGCACGAGCTCCCCGGCCAGGGCGAGCCGTACCGATTTCGCCACGGAGATGCCCGCCTTCTCCTGGGCCTCCTCCGTGGACGCCCCGAGGTGGGGGGTCACCACGACGCTGTCGTGGGCGAAGAACGCGAGGTCGGTGCTGGGCTCCCGGACGAAGACGTCGACGCCGGCGCCGGCGATCAGCCCCTGCTCCAGCGCGGTGTGGAGGGCCTCTTCGTCGACCAGCCCGCCCCGGGCCACGTTGACCACGTAGGCAGTGTCCTTCATGAGCGCGAAGGCCTCGGCGCCGAGCATCCCGACGGTCTCGGGGGTCTTGGGCATGTGGATGGTGACGAAGTCCGACTCGCGGAGCAGCTCCTCGAGGGACACCAGGCGCACCCCGAGCTGGGCGGCGCGGGCCGAGGTCACGTAGGGGTCGTAGGCGAGGATCTGCGTGCCGAAGCCCTGCAGGCGGGCCGCGACGAGGGCGCCGATCCGGCCGAGGCCGATGATGCCGATGTTCTTCTCGTACAGCTCCGTGCCCGAGTACTTCGAGCGCTTCCACTCCCCCGCCTTGAGCGCGGCGCTGGCCTGCGGGATGTTCCGCGCGAGGCTGAGGATGTGGCCCACGGTCAGTTCGGCGGCGGAGATGATGTTCGACGTCGGGGCGTTCACCACCATTACACCGGCCTGCGTGGCGGCCTTGATGTCCACGTTGTCGAGGCCCACTCCCGCGCGGGCGATGACCTTCAGCTTCGGTGCGGCCCGGATGGCCTCGGCGTCCATCTGCGTCGCCGAGCGCACGAGCACGGCCTCGACGTCGGCCAGCGCGGCGAGGAGCTGGGAGCGGTCGGCGCCGTCGGTGCTGCGGATCTCGAAGTCGGGGCCCAGCGCTTCGACGGTGGCGGGCGAGAGTTCTTCGGCGAGGAGGACGACGGGCTTGGTCACGGGGGTTCCTTCGGGGTAAGCGGGATCAGGCGGACGGGAGGGGGCGGGACGTGTCCGGAGGCGGACACAGGTCCGGCAGGACACCTGCTCGTCGGTGAGCATCGAACACGTGTCCTGCCGGGCCGGGGGTACCTGCGCTAGCGCGCGACGGAGCCCTCGGTGTAGTCGTCGCTCGTCTTGATCCAGGAGAAGAGCTTGCGGAGCTCGCGGCCCGTGCTCTCGATCGGGTGGTCCTCGCCCTTCTTGCGGAGTGCGGTGAACTCGGGTGCCCCGGCGTCCTGGTCGTCGATGAACCGCTTGGCGAAGGCCCCGTTCTGGATGTCCGCGAGGACGGCCTTCATGTTCTCCTTCACCTCGGGCGTGATGACGCGCGGGCCGGAGACGTAGTCGCCGTACTCGGCGGTGTCGGAGACGCTCCAGCGCTGCTTGGCGATGCCGCCCTCCACCATGAGGTCGACGATGAGCTTGAGCTCGTGCAGCACCTCGAAGTACGCGACCTCCGGCTTGTAGCCGGCCTCGGTCAGCGTCTCGAACCCGTACTGGATGAGCTGCGAGGCGCCGCCGCAGAGCACGGCCTGCTCGCCGAAGAGGTCCGTCTCGGTCTCCTCGGTGAAGGTGGTCTCGATGACGCCCGCGCGGGTGCCGCCGATCGCCTTCGCGTAGGACAGGGCCAGGTCGCGGGCCTTGCCCGATGCGTCCTGCTCGACGGCGATGAGGTCGGGGACGCCGCGGCCGGCTTCGAACTCGCGCCGGACGATGTGCCCGGGGCCCTTGGGTGCCACGAGGGCGACGTCGACGTCGGCCGGCGGCTGGATGTAGCCGTAGCGGATGTTGAAGCCGTGCCCGAAGAACAGGGCGTCGCCGGCCTGCAGGTTCGGCGCGATCTCGTCCTTGTACACGTGCCGCTGCACCTGGTCCGGGGTGAGGACCATGATGAGGTCCGCTTCCGCGGTCGCCTCGGCCACGGAGAGCACCCGGAGGCCCTCGGCCTCGGCCTTGGCGCGCGACGCCGAGCCTTCCTTCAGTCCGACGCGCACATCGACGCCGGAGTCCCGCAGGCTCAGCGCGTGGGCGTGGCCCTGGCTGCCGTAGCCGATGACGGCCACGGTGCGGCCCTGGATGATCGAAAGATCTGCATCGTCGTCATAGAACATCTCGGTCACGGGTGTTATCTCCTTGAGGTGGGTACTGCTGGAAAGGTCTGGTGGGGTGGGGTCAGGCGCTGCGCAGCGCGCGGTCGCTCATCGACTTGGCGCCGCGGCCGATCGCGAGCGTGCCCGACTGCACGATCTCGCGGACGCCGAACGGCTCGAGCACGGACAGCAGCGCCGAGAGTTTCTCGGCCGTGCCCGTCGCCTCGATGATGAGCGAGTCGATCGCCACGTCGACGACGGCCGCGCGGAACAGGTCCGCGGCCTGGGTGACCTGGAGGCGCGTGGCGGCGTCGGCCCTGACCTTGATCAGGACGTGGTCGCGCTGCACCGACTGTTCGGTGGTCAGTTCGACGATCTTGATGACGTTGATGAGCTTGTTCAGCTGCTTGGTGACCTGCTCGAGGAGATCTCCCTCGGCTTCCACCACAACGGTGATGCGGGACATGCCCGCGACCTCGGTCGGTCCGACGGCGAGGGAGTTGATGTTGAACGCGCGCCGCGCGAAGAGGCTCGCGACACGGGTGAGGACGCCGGGGACGTCCTCGACGAGCACGGACAGGGTGTGGCGTGCCATGGTCAGTCCTCCTGTTCCCAGGTCGGGGTCATGTTGCGGGCGATCTGGATGAGGTCGTTGCTGACGCCCGAGGGCACCATCGGCCACACCATCGAGTCGCGGCTCACCACGAAGTCGATGACGACGGGGCGGTCGTTGATGGCCAGCGCCTGCTCGATGGTGGCGTCGATGTCCTCGTCGCGCTCGCATCGCAGGCCCACGCAGCCGTAGGCGTCGGCGAGCTTCACGAAGTCGGGCACGCGGACGGTGTCATGACCCGTGTTGAGGTCCGTGTTGGAGTAGCGGCCCTCGTAGAAGAGGGTCTGCCACTGCCGCACCATGCCGAGCGAGGAGTTGTTGATCACCGCGACCTTGATGGGGATGTTGTTGATGACGCAGGTGGCCAGTTCCTGGTTGGTCATCTGGAAGCAGCCGTCGCCGTCGATGGCCCAGACCACGCGGTCCGGGTTGCCCACCTTGGCGCCCATGGCCGCGGGGACGGAGTAGCCCATGGTGCCGAGGCCGCCGGAGTTGAGCCAGGCGTGAGGGCGCTCGTACTGGATGAACTGCGCGGCCCACATCTGGTGCTGGCCCACGCCGGAGACGAACACTCCCTCGGGTCCGGTGAGCTCGCCGATGCGCTTGATGACCTGCTGCGGTGCCGACAGGCCGTCGTCGGGCTGGGTGAAGCCCACTGGGTAGGTCTCGCGCAGGTGGTCGATGGTCTTCCACCAGGCGGAGATGTCGGGGCGTTCCTGCGCTGCGAAGGATTCGCGGACGGCTGCGGTGAGTTCGGGGATGATCTCCTTCACCGAGCCGACGATCGGCACGTCGGCCGCGCGGTTCTTGGAGATCTCGGCCGGGTCGATGTCCGCGTGGATCACCTTCGCGTGCGGCGCGAAGCTGGCCAGCACGCCGGTCACGCGGTCGTCGAAGCGCGCGCCGAGGGTGATCAGCAGGTCCGACTGCTGGAGTGCCGTGACGGCGGAGACCGAGCCGTGCATGCCCGGCATGCCGACGTGCTGCTGGTGGGAGTCGGGGAAGACGCCGCGGGCCATGAGGGTGGTGACCACGGGGGCGCCGACGAGTTCGGCGAGCTCCCGCAGTTCCTGCGAGGCGTGCCCCTTGACCACGCCGCCGCCCACGTAGAAGACGGGACGCTGCGAGCCGCTGATCAGCCGTGCGGCCTCGCGGACCTGCTTGGCGTGTCCGCGCAGCACGGGCCGGTAGCCGGGGATGTCGATGCGGGGCGGCCAGGAGAAGGTCATCGACGACTGCTGGGCGTCCTTGGCGATGTCCACGAGCACGGGGCCCGGACGTCCGGTCGTGGCGATGTGGAACGCCTCGGCGAGCACGCGGGGGATGTCCTGGGCGTCGGTGACGAGGTACGAGTGCTTGGTGATCGGCATCGTGATGCCGACGATGTCCGCTTCCTGGAAGGCGTCCGAGCCGATGAAGGCGCTCGAGACCTGCCCGGTGATGGCGACCATGGGCACGGAGTCCATGTGCGCATCCGCGATGGCGGTCACGAGGTTGGTGGCACCCGGTCCCGAGGTCGCGATGCACACGCCGGGACGGCCGGTGACCATGGCGTAGCCCTGCGCTGCGTGGCCGGCCCCCTGCTCGTGCCGGACGAGGATGTGCCGGAGCTTCGTGGACGCCAGGAGGGGATCGTAGGTGGGGAGGATGGCCCCACCGGGAAGGCCGAAGACGTCGTCGACGCCGAGTTCCTCGAGGGAGCGGACGATCGCCGCCGACCCGAGCATCTCGGTAGGGGCCACGACCCGGTTGGGGCCGCGGACGGAGCTCGCCGGAGCGACGGGCGCGGACTCGCGCGCGGGTGCTGCGGGAGGTGCTGGCCTTGCTGCCAACAGCGCTGGGCTGATGGGCGATCCCTTGGACATCTTAGACTTCCTTTGGAACGTTCGCTGCACTGCTGCAGCTGTGACTGCGGGCTTCCGCGCACCTTCTGTGTCGACGGGTTGTGTCAACAAAAAAACCCCTCAGCCTGGTGGGGCTCTACGAGGGGTTGCGCGTGACTGCAGTCGTCTACGAGACGGGCTTCAGGCCACGCGCTGCATAAGAATGACGACTACGGGTTCGGGCTGCATACCTGTAGTTTCCACGCCCCCGTGAAAGGGTGTCAACCGGACCCCTCCGCGTCTCACATGATGGACAAGCAGTCCAGTTAGTGGACATTAACCCCCGGGCCGGGATCCCGCCGGGAGGTCGCGACCTCCCGGCGGGCGGGCCTCAGCCGCAGTAGGCCCCTTCGGAGGCCGAGTGGACGAGCTTGGCGTACT
This window contains:
- a CDS encoding acetamidase/formamidase family protein — its product is MPTHHLPATPATATQVLSRETPPVLKIEPGDRVVVESLDASGHLERQATPGAVTPYRFPDRRGHALTGPIDVAGTVPGDVLAVRFDALEPADWGFTVAGRRDDAFARSLGLDGTEPAWLLWDLDRAAGTGTDQYGHVVRLAPFLGVVGLPPAEPGEHSTTPPRAEGGGNIDCRELTAGSTLFLPVTVPGALLHLGDGHAAQGDGEVGGTAIECGMTTTVTVDVLRDAPVPGIHAVTPTARITFGFDADLNRATAEALGAMLTWLQRLHGLERKAALALASAVVDLRVTQIANRTWGVHAVLGLDAVGTA
- the serA gene encoding phosphoglycerate dehydrogenase; translated protein: MTKPVVLLAEELSPATVEALGPDFEIRSTDGADRSQLLAALADVEAVLVRSATQMDAEAIRAAPKLKVIARAGVGLDNVDIKAATQAGVMVVNAPTSNIISAAELTVGHILSLARNIPQASAALKAGEWKRSKYSGTELYEKNIGIIGLGRIGALVAARLQGFGTQILAYDPYVTSARAAQLGVRLVSLEELLRESDFVTIHMPKTPETVGMLGAEAFALMKDTAYVVNVARGGLVDEEALHTALEQGLIAGAGVDVFVREPSTDLAFFAHDSVVVTPHLGASTEEAQEKAGISVAKSVRLALAGELVPDAVNVAGGVIDPAVRPGIPLMEKLGRIFTALTHASLTQIDIEVAGEIASLDVKALELAALKGVFTDVVSEQVSYVNAPVLAEQRGITSRLITTPESEEYRNVLRLRGALSDGSQISVAGTLTGPKQVEKLVGVNGYDLEIPISEHLLVLLYTDRPGVIGALGRLLGERDINIAGMQVARNKEGGQALSLLTVDSAVPQDVLDAIRTEIGATVAREVDLQD
- the ilvC gene encoding ketol-acid reductoisomerase; amino-acid sequence: MTEMFYDDDADLSIIQGRTVAVIGYGSQGHAHALSLRDSGVDVRVGLKEGSASRAKAEAEGLRVLSVAEATAEADLIMVLTPDQVQRHVYKDEIAPNLQAGDALFFGHGFNIRYGYIQPPADVDVALVAPKGPGHIVRREFEAGRGVPDLIAVEQDASGKARDLALSYAKAIGGTRAGVIETTFTEETETDLFGEQAVLCGGASQLIQYGFETLTEAGYKPEVAYFEVLHELKLIVDLMVEGGIAKQRWSVSDTAEYGDYVSGPRVITPEVKENMKAVLADIQNGAFAKRFIDDQDAGAPEFTALRKKGEDHPIESTGRELRKLFSWIKTSDDYTEGSVAR
- the ilvN gene encoding acetolactate synthase small subunit, with protein sequence MARHTLSVLVEDVPGVLTRVASLFARRAFNINSLAVGPTEVAGMSRITVVVEAEGDLLEQVTKQLNKLINVIKIVELTTEQSVQRDHVLIKVRADAATRLQVTQAADLFRAAVVDVAIDSLIIEATGTAEKLSALLSVLEPFGVREIVQSGTLAIGRGAKSMSDRALRSA
- a CDS encoding acetolactate synthase large subunit translates to MSKGSPISPALLAARPAPPAAPARESAPVAPASSVRGPNRVVAPTEMLGSAAIVRSLEELGVDDVFGLPGGAILPTYDPLLASTKLRHILVRHEQGAGHAAQGYAMVTGRPGVCIATSGPGATNLVTAIADAHMDSVPMVAITGQVSSAFIGSDAFQEADIVGITMPITKHSYLVTDAQDIPRVLAEAFHIATTGRPGPVLVDIAKDAQQSSMTFSWPPRIDIPGYRPVLRGHAKQVREAARLISGSQRPVFYVGGGVVKGHASQELRELAELVGAPVVTTLMARGVFPDSHQQHVGMPGMHGSVSAVTALQQSDLLITLGARFDDRVTGVLASFAPHAKVIHADIDPAEISKNRAADVPIVGSVKEIIPELTAAVRESFAAQERPDISAWWKTIDHLRETYPVGFTQPDDGLSAPQQVIKRIGELTGPEGVFVSGVGQHQMWAAQFIQYERPHAWLNSGGLGTMGYSVPAAMGAKVGNPDRVVWAIDGDGCFQMTNQELATCVINNIPIKVAVINNSSLGMVRQWQTLFYEGRYSNTDLNTGHDTVRVPDFVKLADAYGCVGLRCERDEDIDATIEQALAINDRPVVIDFVVSRDSMVWPMVPSGVSNDLIQIARNMTPTWEQED